A single genomic interval of Hafnia alvei harbors:
- a CDS encoding ABC transporter substrate-binding protein, producing the protein MKDTVKGRKSRWGIQLLAAATLMGSISSWAATVTDIAGRSVEIPAKVDRILLGEGRLFYAVSLLEGKKPFDRIVGWQGDFRKLDPQTYSVYQAKFPEIDKIPLIGNTTADSVSPEKVLTLNPDVAIFGLSGHGPGRDSQLVKQLEKAGVPVVFVDFRTSPLKNTLPSMRLLGKVLHREQQAENYINFYQDNVRLVTDVTSKIPDSQKPSVFIELKAATSDDCCGTAGNGNMGDFIDLAGGNNIAKGLLPGALGQINLEKVLSADPDVYIASGAKAPDAKEPGIKLGAKVTEQQARDSLNSAMQRTGISTLKAVQDGNSHAIWHSYYNSPYNVLAVQAFAKWIYPEKFASLDPKKTMDSMYQQFLAVDPSGTYWVDAKASNQ; encoded by the coding sequence GTGAAAGACACCGTAAAAGGAAGAAAATCGCGTTGGGGTATTCAATTACTTGCTGCGGCGACTCTGATGGGAAGTATCAGTTCTTGGGCTGCCACGGTGACGGATATCGCCGGGCGTAGCGTAGAAATCCCCGCTAAGGTTGACCGAATTCTCCTCGGAGAAGGGCGTTTATTCTATGCAGTCTCCCTGCTTGAAGGCAAAAAACCGTTCGACCGCATTGTGGGTTGGCAAGGTGACTTCCGCAAACTCGATCCACAGACTTACTCTGTCTATCAGGCTAAATTCCCTGAAATCGATAAAATCCCTCTGATTGGTAACACCACCGCAGATAGCGTCAGCCCCGAAAAAGTATTGACGCTAAATCCTGACGTGGCGATCTTCGGCCTCTCTGGTCATGGTCCTGGCCGCGATAGCCAACTGGTGAAACAGCTGGAAAAAGCCGGTGTGCCGGTCGTATTTGTCGATTTCCGCACTTCTCCGCTGAAAAACACGCTGCCGAGCATGCGTTTACTAGGCAAGGTTCTGCACCGCGAACAGCAGGCTGAGAATTACATCAATTTCTATCAAGATAATGTGCGCTTGGTAACCGATGTCACCAGCAAGATCCCTGATAGCCAAAAGCCTAGCGTTTTCATTGAGCTAAAAGCTGCGACCAGCGACGACTGCTGCGGCACCGCGGGCAATGGCAATATGGGTGACTTCATTGATTTGGCTGGTGGTAACAACATCGCGAAAGGCTTACTGCCGGGTGCGCTTGGGCAAATCAACCTCGAAAAAGTGTTGTCTGCGGATCCAGATGTTTATATCGCCAGCGGCGCGAAAGCGCCTGACGCTAAAGAGCCCGGTATTAAATTAGGTGCGAAGGTCACCGAGCAGCAGGCGAGAGACAGCTTGAACTCTGCGATGCAACGCACCGGTATCAGCACGTTGAAAGCGGTGCAGGATGGCAATTCTCACGCTATCTGGCATAGCTACTACAACTCGCCGTATAACGTTTTGGCGGTTCAGGCCTTTGCTAAATGGATTTATCCGGAGAAGTTTGCCTCGTTAGATCCTAAAAAGACCATGGATTCCATGTATCAGCAGTTCCTTGCTGTCGACCCAAGCGGCACCTATTGGGTTGATGCTAAAGCGTCGAATCAGTAA
- a CDS encoding FecCD family ABC transporter permease: protein MSSTTEPMSAAKRYDASDVKGHYQRIVRHRLIIMGVIVLAILGSLILDFTMGPSGLSLGTLWQTLWQPEIADAGTRVIVWDIRLPYALMAIVVGLALGLAGAEMQTILNNPLASPFTLGVSSAAAFGAALAIVLGIGFPGIPDQWFISANAFIFALFAALMLDGITRWTRVATSGVVLFGIALVFTFNALVSMMQFIATEDTLQGLVFWTMGSLARASWEKLGILLLAFAILMPISMMSSWKLTALRLGEDRAVSFGIDVKRLRLGTLLRISILSALAVAFVGPIGFIGLVAPHIARLIFGEDHRFYLPASALIGALVLSMASVASKNLIPGVIIPVGIVTSLVGVPFFLSIILRHRGNV from the coding sequence ATGAGTTCAACCACTGAGCCAATGAGCGCTGCGAAACGTTACGACGCCAGCGACGTCAAAGGTCACTACCAGCGCATTGTGCGCCATCGTTTGATCATAATGGGCGTCATCGTGTTAGCCATTTTGGGATCGCTAATCCTTGATTTCACTATGGGGCCTTCCGGTTTGTCGTTAGGTACGCTATGGCAAACGCTGTGGCAGCCAGAAATCGCTGATGCAGGCACCCGCGTTATTGTTTGGGATATTCGTTTGCCGTATGCGCTGATGGCTATCGTTGTTGGGTTGGCATTAGGTTTAGCCGGTGCCGAGATGCAAACCATTCTGAATAACCCGCTGGCCAGCCCGTTCACGTTGGGCGTATCTTCCGCGGCGGCCTTCGGTGCCGCATTAGCAATCGTTTTGGGCATCGGTTTTCCGGGCATCCCCGATCAGTGGTTTATCTCCGCAAACGCCTTTATTTTTGCGCTGTTTGCCGCCCTGATGCTGGACGGTATTACGCGCTGGACACGGGTTGCAACGTCGGGCGTGGTGTTGTTTGGTATTGCGCTGGTTTTCACCTTTAACGCGTTGGTTTCAATGATGCAGTTCATCGCCACTGAAGATACGTTGCAAGGTTTGGTTTTCTGGACCATGGGTAGCCTCGCGCGTGCGTCATGGGAAAAGCTGGGCATTTTATTGCTGGCCTTTGCCATTCTGATGCCGATTTCAATGATGAGCTCGTGGAAGCTAACCGCGCTGCGCTTAGGCGAAGATCGTGCTGTGAGTTTTGGCATCGACGTTAAACGTCTGCGTTTAGGCACATTGCTGCGCATCAGTATCCTGTCTGCATTAGCGGTGGCATTCGTGGGCCCGATTGGCTTTATCGGCTTAGTAGCTCCCCATATTGCCCGCTTGATTTTCGGTGAAGATCATCGCTTCTATTTACCCGCGAGTGCATTGATTGGCGCGCTGGTGCTGTCGATGGCGTCCGTGGCGTCAAAAAACCTGATCCCAGGCGTGATTATTCCTGTTGGCATTGTGACATCGCTGGTGGGCGTACCTTTCTTCCTCAGCATCATTTTGCGTCATAGGGGGAATGTATGA
- a CDS encoding ABC transporter ATP-binding protein: protein MNLGLEISYFNAGYPRRAVIEDLCVSTLPRGKITVLLGPNGCGKSTLLRSLAGLNRASGHLLLDGNDLMAQPFSERAKQVVYLPQSLPAGVHLHVLESIIVAQRASAGLGRQGNETEVMRLLEQLGISHLALSYLDQLSGGQKQLVGLAQSLIRQPSLLLLDEPLSALDLNYQFHVMDLVRRETARRNIVTVVVVHDINIALRHGDHVLMLENGKLIADGKPAEVITPESLARVYGVRGRIEHCSQGMPQVVIDGLVAEPSI from the coding sequence ATGAATCTTGGTTTAGAGATTTCGTATTTTAATGCGGGATATCCGCGCCGTGCGGTGATTGAGGACCTGTGCGTATCCACGCTGCCGCGCGGGAAAATTACCGTTCTACTAGGCCCTAACGGCTGCGGTAAATCTACGCTGTTGCGCTCTTTAGCAGGACTAAATCGCGCTTCTGGCCATCTTTTGCTAGATGGCAACGATCTGATGGCACAGCCATTCAGTGAGCGGGCAAAACAGGTAGTTTATCTGCCGCAGTCTTTACCGGCGGGCGTTCATCTTCATGTGTTGGAATCCATTATCGTGGCGCAGCGGGCGTCCGCTGGTCTGGGTCGCCAAGGCAATGAAACAGAAGTGATGCGTTTGCTGGAGCAGCTTGGGATTTCCCATTTAGCGCTGAGCTATTTGGATCAGCTGTCTGGTGGGCAGAAGCAGCTGGTGGGATTGGCTCAATCATTGATTCGCCAGCCTTCGCTGTTGCTGCTTGATGAGCCGCTGAGTGCGTTGGATTTGAATTATCAGTTCCACGTGATGGACTTGGTGCGCCGCGAGACCGCCCGCCGCAATATCGTCACCGTGGTGGTGGTGCACGATATCAATATCGCGCTGCGCCATGGAGATCATGTGTTGATGCTTGAAAACGGGAAGCTGATCGCGGATGGCAAACCCGCAGAAGTGATTACGCCAGAAAGTTTGGCTCGCGTGTATGGCGTCCGTGGACGCATAGAACACTGTTCGCAGGGAATGCCTCAGGTTGTGATCGACGGATTGGTTGCGGAACCCTCCATCTAA
- the cirA gene encoding catecholate siderophore receptor CirA: MAKAKLNPLATLLRGGLCVPLFIAAAPVMAAEGDDVMVVTASATEQNLKDAPASISVITREDLAKKPIQNLKDILQEVPGVQLTNEGDNRKGVSIRGLDSSYTLILVDGKRVSSRTAVFRHNDYDLSWVPAEAIERIEVVRGPMSSLYGSDALGGVVNIITRKVGKEWHGSLSADSTIQEHRDRGDSYNGSFYTSGPLIDDVLGVKVFGNLGKREKDDAQKSATSKTGESGRIEGYTTRDANVEFAWTPEANQDMTFGYGFDRQDRDSDSLDKNRLERQNYSIGHNGRWDLANTEIRAYGEKIDNYNENRITAKNNAIDGKVVVPLGELNQLFTLGGEYRNDKLSDPGNLKGSGSTSANQYALFVEDEWRIFEPLAFTGGIRMDNHEDYGVHWSPRAYLVYNATDTVTVKGGWATAFKAPSLLELSPDWQSASCRGDCTIVGNKDLDPETSESFELGLYYAGDEGMLDGVNASVTVFQNNVKDMINVTRTANAAIAPSYPNFVDFDKNGKPIFRYYNVDKARIKGVETELKVPFTDALSMSMNYTYNDARDLTNDRPLSTQPFHTANSTLDWKPIEDWSFYVSANYSGKRRVVTSADKSSGGYTVWNTGGAYQMTKDLKLRAGVLNLLDKDLNRDDYSYNEEGRRYFVAADYTF, from the coding sequence ATGGCTAAGGCAAAACTTAACCCGTTAGCAACTTTATTGCGCGGGGGGCTTTGCGTACCGTTATTCATCGCAGCAGCACCTGTGATGGCCGCGGAAGGGGATGATGTGATGGTTGTCACCGCTTCAGCAACTGAACAAAATCTGAAAGATGCACCCGCCAGTATTAGCGTGATTACACGTGAAGACTTGGCTAAAAAGCCGATTCAGAACCTGAAGGATATTCTGCAGGAAGTGCCGGGTGTGCAGCTGACTAACGAGGGCGATAACCGTAAAGGTGTGAGTATTCGTGGTTTAGACAGCAGCTATACGCTGATCTTGGTGGATGGCAAACGCGTGAGTTCGCGCACGGCGGTGTTCCGACATAACGATTATGACCTAAGCTGGGTGCCCGCCGAGGCGATTGAGCGTATCGAAGTGGTGCGCGGCCCGATGTCTTCGCTTTACGGTTCTGATGCTTTAGGCGGCGTAGTGAACATTATTACCCGCAAAGTGGGTAAAGAGTGGCACGGTTCCCTGAGTGCCGATAGCACCATCCAAGAGCATCGCGATCGCGGCGATAGCTATAACGGCAGCTTCTACACCAGCGGCCCGTTGATTGATGATGTGCTGGGGGTGAAAGTCTTTGGCAATTTGGGCAAGCGTGAAAAAGATGATGCCCAAAAATCGGCTACCAGCAAAACGGGCGAATCGGGGCGTATTGAGGGCTACACGACTCGCGACGCTAACGTTGAATTTGCATGGACGCCAGAAGCGAATCAGGACATGACCTTTGGCTACGGTTTTGACCGCCAGGATCGTGATTCTGATTCTTTGGATAAAAACCGTCTGGAACGTCAAAACTACTCTATTGGTCACAACGGGCGTTGGGATTTAGCCAATACGGAAATCCGTGCTTATGGCGAAAAGATTGATAACTACAATGAAAACCGCATCACGGCGAAAAATAATGCCATCGACGGCAAAGTTGTTGTTCCTCTCGGCGAGCTAAATCAGCTATTCACACTGGGCGGCGAATACCGTAACGATAAACTGAGCGATCCGGGTAATCTGAAGGGCAGCGGTTCAACGTCAGCCAATCAATACGCGCTGTTTGTGGAAGATGAATGGCGGATCTTCGAGCCGTTGGCCTTCACCGGCGGCATTCGTATGGATAACCATGAAGATTATGGTGTTCACTGGAGCCCGCGTGCCTATTTAGTTTATAATGCGACGGACACGGTGACGGTGAAAGGTGGTTGGGCAACTGCGTTTAAAGCGCCTTCGCTATTAGAACTGAGCCCTGATTGGCAGTCGGCTTCTTGCCGCGGGGATTGTACTATTGTCGGTAACAAGGATCTGGATCCTGAAACCTCCGAAAGCTTCGAGCTGGGCTTGTACTATGCCGGTGATGAAGGGATGCTGGATGGTGTAAATGCCAGCGTGACGGTGTTCCAAAACAATGTGAAGGATATGATTAACGTGACTCGTACTGCCAATGCAGCGATAGCGCCTTCCTATCCAAACTTTGTTGATTTTGATAAGAATGGTAAGCCCATTTTCCGTTACTACAACGTTGATAAAGCAAGAATTAAAGGCGTTGAAACCGAGTTGAAAGTGCCGTTTACCGATGCGTTAAGCATGAGTATGAACTACACCTACAACGATGCACGTGACCTAACCAACGACCGTCCATTAAGCACCCAACCGTTCCATACGGCGAACAGCACGTTAGACTGGAAACCAATCGAAGACTGGTCATTCTACGTATCGGCTAACTATTCCGGTAAGCGTCGCGTCGTGACTAGCGCTGATAAATCATCTGGTGGCTACACCGTTTGGAACACCGGTGGTGCTTATCAGATGACCAAAGATCTGAAGCTGCGCGCGGGCGTGTTGAACCTGTTGGATAAAGACCTGAACCGTGATGATTACAGCTATAACGAAGAAGGGCGTCGTTACTTTGTTGCGGCGGATTACACGTTCTAA